Proteins found in one Vallitalea guaymasensis genomic segment:
- a CDS encoding TMEM165/GDT1 family protein — protein sequence MFSEFIKAFGLIFIAEMGDKTQILAMAFATRYKVRAVLGGIFLGALLNHGLAVILGSYLCRFIPVNTLGMIAGFAFIGFSIWTLKIEEEDSEEKNKTMSLGPVFTVATAFFIGELGDKTQLTAITLSTDASYPLIILLGTVSGMIVTGGLGIFIGRKLGNKIPEFIIKLIAASIFMIFGITKLFSTVPKSYLQPVYVILFLVVVTTIFIIRLRALLKARAEEKASKYLKTSQMLYDYYAKLDNKIEEICLGKKYCGKCDRDKCIVGYTKSLMEQVKINNDYDTIIEFDENFISVINDSKRDRVIEALSTVITILNNDNISEKDKENVNKIRRNFERILFKKSINEFDSWTRYIEIVKDLDKKIAERLSSDLCINR from the coding sequence ATGTTTTCAGAATTTATTAAGGCTTTTGGTTTGATTTTTATTGCAGAAATGGGTGACAAAACTCAAATATTAGCAATGGCATTTGCAACTCGTTACAAAGTTAGGGCAGTTCTAGGTGGTATTTTCCTAGGAGCACTACTCAATCATGGTTTAGCTGTCATATTGGGAAGCTATCTATGTCGCTTTATTCCTGTTAATACTCTTGGAATGATTGCTGGTTTTGCCTTCATAGGCTTTTCCATATGGACATTAAAGATTGAGGAAGAAGATAGTGAAGAGAAGAATAAAACTATGTCTCTAGGACCGGTTTTTACTGTGGCTACAGCATTTTTTATTGGGGAATTGGGTGATAAAACTCAACTTACTGCAATTACATTATCAACAGATGCTTCTTATCCATTGATAATACTTCTTGGTACTGTATCAGGTATGATTGTTACAGGAGGTTTAGGTATATTCATTGGCAGAAAGTTAGGAAACAAAATCCCAGAATTCATTATTAAACTGATTGCTGCTTCTATTTTCATGATTTTTGGTATAACCAAATTATTTTCAACAGTACCTAAGAGTTATTTGCAACCAGTATATGTAATACTATTTCTTGTGGTAGTCACTACAATATTTATTATAAGACTCAGAGCTCTATTGAAAGCTCGTGCAGAGGAAAAGGCATCAAAATATCTGAAGACTTCACAAATGTTATATGATTATTACGCTAAATTGGACAATAAGATTGAAGAAATATGTTTAGGCAAAAAATACTGTGGTAAATGTGATAGAGATAAATGTATAGTAGGTTACACAAAATCCTTGATGGAACAGGTTAAGATAAATAATGATTATGATACAATTATAGAATTTGACGAAAATTTCATTAGTGTAATCAATGATTCAAAAAGAGATAGGGTAATAGAAGCATTAAGTACTGTTATCACTATTCTTAATAATGATAATATCAGTGAAAAAGATAAAGAGAATGTAAATAAAATCAGAAGAAATTTTGAAAGGATTCTATTTAAAAAGAGTATCAATGAATTTGATAGCTGGACAAGATATATCGAAATTGTCAAGGATTTGGACAAAAAGATTGCTGAAAGACTAAGTAGCGATTTATGTATTAATAGATAA
- a CDS encoding MutS-related protein: MNDSYELSLLWLTDSDSYFELDDRTIEDINISLILDDLADNLEGDLVSLLKKVPASADTIEYRQDILNDFINNPLLLDTLKNTLQKCVEIKNMIKFAFESEATLYNLLKRIDEVANVMSLTENIYHMLKNSSIASKGLTLFRDFLQSTIDSDVYHNFKEDIYHIKEMEEGVHSLKVGINFDYNLKPVEAIVLSLEDKPFKYSRKLKKVSKIVNYGFSELKSIPRKIFAPESLMLPDSLNNLEKIIAPAMKQLIAFCDQFNSSLLGVYEPLKQDIIFYEIAYRIYNKMNDGGFPICKPRVIGEGSTKIEGLYNINLAYDMMDSQKNNEMVLNDFGIEPIGNIFILTGANRGGKTTFTQSIGQIYWFSQLGFYIPAKNATIRLIDRLFLHFPSEEIQTVTYGRLGEECQRFSTIYSHMSPNSLLLMNESFDGTSHLESLIIATDVLKALQLLGATVIFNTHLHELGEKVEDMNMDEHVEAPRVVNLVTGSKDDVQSFKVREGKPLGQSYAKEIAIKYGVSYEQLIE; encoded by the coding sequence ATGAATGATAGTTATGAACTTAGTCTATTATGGTTGACAGACTCTGATTCTTATTTTGAATTGGATGATAGAACTATAGAAGATATCAATATATCATTAATCCTGGATGATCTAGCAGACAACCTAGAAGGTGACTTGGTTTCTTTATTAAAAAAGGTACCAGCATCAGCTGATACTATAGAATATCGTCAAGATATACTTAACGATTTTATTAATAATCCCCTTCTATTAGATACATTAAAAAATACATTGCAGAAATGTGTTGAGATAAAGAATATGATAAAATTCGCTTTTGAAAGTGAAGCCACCCTTTACAATTTGTTGAAAAGAATTGATGAAGTAGCTAATGTGATGTCTTTGACGGAAAATATATATCATATGTTAAAAAATTCTAGTATTGCTTCAAAGGGACTAACCTTATTCAGAGATTTTTTGCAATCCACCATAGATAGTGACGTCTATCATAACTTCAAAGAAGACATCTATCATATAAAAGAGATGGAGGAAGGTGTTCACAGTCTAAAAGTAGGAATTAATTTTGACTATAATCTAAAGCCTGTTGAAGCCATTGTTTTATCATTAGAAGATAAGCCCTTCAAATACAGTAGAAAATTGAAAAAAGTCTCTAAGATTGTTAATTATGGTTTTTCTGAATTAAAATCCATACCAAGAAAAATTTTTGCACCAGAAAGCCTGATGCTGCCAGATTCATTAAATAACTTAGAAAAGATTATCGCACCTGCAATGAAACAATTAATAGCTTTCTGTGATCAATTCAACAGTAGTCTATTAGGTGTTTATGAACCTTTGAAACAAGATATAATCTTTTATGAAATTGCTTATAGAATTTATAATAAGATGAATGATGGAGGTTTTCCAATATGTAAGCCTAGAGTTATAGGTGAAGGTTCAACTAAGATCGAAGGACTATATAATATCAACTTGGCTTATGATATGATGGATTCTCAAAAAAACAATGAAATGGTTTTAAATGATTTCGGTATAGAACCCATAGGTAATATATTCATACTTACAGGTGCTAATAGAGGAGGAAAAACCACTTTTACACAGTCAATTGGTCAGATTTATTGGTTTTCACAGCTTGGATTCTATATTCCAGCTAAGAATGCAACAATAAGATTGATTGATAGATTGTTTCTGCATTTTCCAAGTGAAGAAATACAAACAGTGACTTATGGAAGGTTAGGAGAAGAATGCCAAAGATTCTCTACTATCTATTCCCATATGTCACCCAACAGCCTCCTACTGATGAATGAATCTTTTGATGGAACAAGTCATCTGGAGAGTTTAATAATAGCAACAGACGTATTAAAGGCTCTTCAGTTATTAGGTGCAACAGTTATATTCAATACACATTTACATGAATTAGGAGAAAAAGTTGAGGACATGAATATGGATGAACATGTAGAGGCACCAAGAGTAGTTAACTTGGTAACTGGTTCAAAAGATGATGTTCAATCCTTTAAGGTTAGAGAAGGTAAACCCCTAGGTCAAAGTTATGCAAAGGAAATAGCTATAAAATATGGTGTGAGCTATGAGCAATTAATAGAATAA